One Acinetobacter pullicarnis genomic region harbors:
- a CDS encoding LysR family transcriptional regulator, whose protein sequence is MESLVALDIFVRAGEARSFTVAGQQLGISASAVSKSIARLEQRLGVRLFHRSTRSITLTGEGQLFLARCHRIFCEISAAEAELLQSQSVPSGRLKISLPSLGLLFMSKLASFQHCYPEIELEIDCSDRMVEVVEEGFDAVIRTGEHSDSSLMLKKIGKYRSIVVASPEYLARHGMPLDPEALAQHNALLYRIPNSGKIMPWPVYRDGQRIELDLKASMVVNTLEPQICFAEQGIGIACIPDIAIREHLRTGRLQHILADYTPSQTTLSVLWPSSRHLSPKLRVFIDFMAKNLSPL, encoded by the coding sequence ATGGAAAGTTTGGTTGCGCTTGATATCTTTGTACGTGCTGGCGAGGCACGAAGTTTTACCGTTGCAGGGCAGCAACTGGGTATTTCTGCGTCTGCAGTGAGTAAGTCGATTGCACGGCTTGAACAGCGTTTGGGGGTGCGTTTATTTCACCGTTCCACGCGAAGTATTACCCTGACTGGAGAAGGGCAGTTGTTTCTTGCACGTTGTCATCGGATTTTTTGTGAGATCAGTGCTGCAGAAGCAGAATTATTGCAATCACAAAGTGTGCCGAGTGGCCGTTTGAAAATTAGCTTACCTTCGCTGGGGCTGTTATTTATGTCGAAATTGGCAAGCTTTCAACATTGCTATCCAGAGATTGAATTGGAGATCGATTGTTCAGATCGCATGGTTGAAGTTGTCGAAGAGGGCTTTGATGCGGTGATTCGCACCGGGGAGCACAGTGATTCGAGCTTAATGCTGAAAAAAATTGGAAAATATCGTTCTATTGTGGTGGCCTCACCTGAGTATTTAGCCCGGCATGGCATGCCGCTCGATCCAGAGGCTTTGGCGCAGCACAATGCTTTGCTCTATCGCATTCCAAATAGTGGAAAAATAATGCCATGGCCTGTGTACCGTGACGGGCAGCGTATTGAATTAGATTTGAAAGCCAGCATGGTGGTGAATACCTTAGAACCGCAAATTTGTTTTGCTGAACAAGGGATTGGCATTGCCTGCATTCCCGATATCGCCATTCGGGAGCATCTACGTACTGGGCGGTTGCAGCATATTTTAGCGGACTATACGCCAAGCCAAACCACCCTCAGTGTGCTGTGGCCATCGAGTCGACATCTGTCACCGAAGTTGCGGGTATTTATCGACTTTATGGCAAAGAACTTATCTCCACTGTAG
- a CDS encoding CDP-alcohol phosphatidyltransferase family protein, with translation MQPSDQLESRRPLKVRGNQFSKNIAKWLSQKSITPNQISVLSIVFAIFSAICFVLSVQQIEYRAAWMIAAALFIQARLLCNLFDGMVAIEGGKSTASGELFNDIPDRISDPIIIIAAGYSILAVTWGVELGGLAALLAVLTAYVRTLAVSIGAPSNFTGPMAKQHRMALITISCVAVAIENHFWHHDYAMLIALLIMTLGCIWTLIRRTHSAYQYLEKSQSN, from the coding sequence ATGCAACCATCTGATCAACTCGAATCGAGAAGACCTCTCAAAGTTCGTGGCAATCAATTCAGTAAAAATATTGCAAAATGGTTGAGTCAAAAATCGATTACACCCAATCAAATCTCGGTCCTGAGTATTGTCTTTGCGATTTTCTCGGCGATTTGTTTTGTCCTGTCTGTGCAGCAAATTGAATATCGCGCAGCATGGATGATTGCAGCAGCTTTATTTATTCAAGCACGCCTGCTGTGTAATCTATTTGATGGGATGGTGGCAATCGAAGGTGGAAAATCGACCGCTTCTGGTGAGTTATTTAATGATATTCCAGACCGAATTTCAGACCCCATTATTATTATCGCGGCAGGTTATTCGATTTTAGCAGTCACCTGGGGGGTTGAACTTGGTGGCTTGGCTGCGCTGCTTGCGGTATTAACGGCCTATGTCCGCACCTTAGCCGTATCAATTGGCGCACCATCCAACTTTACCGGCCCAATGGCCAAACAACACCGTATGGCACTGATTACCATCAGCTGTGTAGCAGTCGCCATTGAAAATCATTTTTGGCATCACGACTATGCCATGCTGATTGCCTTATTGATCATGACCTTGGGTTGTATTTGGACTTTGATTCGTCGCACCCATAGCGCCTATCAATATCTTGAAAAGTCACAATCAAATTAA